Proteins found in one Streptococcus criceti HS-6 genomic segment:
- the ftsW gene encoding cell division peptidoglycan polymerase FtsW: MKIDKKHLLNYSILIPYLVLSVLGLIVVYSTTSVSLIKFGLNPFSSVLNQGAFWLVSLFAITFIYRLKLNFLKNKHVLTAALLVEVVLLVVAKFFSEEINGANGWISLGPITFQPAEYLKLIMVWLLAFTFSRRQTDIETYDYQALTRRRWYPRSLDDLKDWRVYSAIMVGLVVIQPDLGNASIIVLSGVIMFALSGVGYRWYTALMGVIVAVSTIFLSIIGVVGVKTMSKVPVFGYVAKRFAAFFNPFKDLADSGLQLAHSYYAMSNGGWFGRGLGNSIEKNGYLPEATTDFVFSVVIEELGLIGAGLILALVFFLILRIMLVGIKAKNPFNSMMALGIGGMLLMQVFVNIGGISGLIPSTGVTFPFLSQGGNSLLLLSVAIGIVLNIDANEKREEIYKEATEEIRRAETQEFKVIS, encoded by the coding sequence ATGAAGATAGATAAAAAGCACTTGTTGAATTATTCCATATTAATTCCTTATTTGGTGCTCTCTGTGCTTGGCTTGATTGTGGTTTATTCCACGACCAGTGTCTCTCTGATTAAGTTCGGTCTGAATCCTTTTAGTTCGGTTCTTAACCAAGGAGCTTTTTGGCTGGTCAGTCTTTTTGCCATCACTTTTATATATAGATTAAAACTGAACTTTTTAAAAAATAAGCATGTCCTAACAGCCGCTCTCTTAGTTGAAGTGGTCCTCTTAGTTGTCGCTAAGTTTTTTTCGGAAGAGATCAATGGAGCTAACGGCTGGATTTCTTTAGGCCCTATCACCTTCCAGCCTGCCGAATACCTCAAACTCATCATGGTTTGGCTCTTAGCTTTTACCTTTTCCAGACGACAGACGGATATCGAGACTTACGATTATCAAGCTCTTACGAGACGGCGCTGGTATCCTCGCAGCCTAGATGACCTCAAGGACTGGCGGGTCTATTCTGCCATTATGGTTGGTTTGGTTGTTATCCAGCCCGACTTGGGGAACGCCTCTATCATCGTTTTATCCGGTGTTATTATGTTCGCCCTCAGTGGGGTTGGTTACCGCTGGTACACTGCTCTGATGGGGGTAATCGTAGCGGTATCGACTATCTTTCTCAGCATTATCGGTGTCGTTGGTGTTAAGACCATGTCTAAAGTTCCGGTCTTTGGTTATGTGGCTAAGCGTTTTGCTGCCTTCTTTAATCCTTTTAAAGATCTGGCCGATTCTGGCTTACAGCTGGCTCATTCCTATTATGCCATGTCTAATGGCGGTTGGTTTGGCCGGGGACTGGGAAACTCTATTGAGAAGAATGGCTACCTGCCCGAAGCCACGACAGACTTTGTTTTTTCTGTGGTAATCGAGGAGCTGGGACTGATTGGTGCCGGTCTTATCTTAGCACTGGTTTTCTTTCTTATCCTGCGTATTATGCTGGTTGGCATCAAGGCTAAGAATCCCTTTAATTCCATGATGGCCTTAGGTATCGGCGGTATGCTCCTGATGCAGGTCTTTGTTAATATCGGCGGAATCTCAGGCCTGATCCCTTCAACAGGGGTTACCTTCCCCTTCCTTTCTCAAGGTGGGAACAGCCTCTTGCTCCTATCGGTTGCCATCGGTATTGTCCTCAATATTGATGCCAATGAAAAACGTGAGGAAATCTACAAGGAAGCAACCGAAGAGATTCGGCGGGCTGAAACCCAAGAATTTAAAGTTATCAGTTGA
- the ppc gene encoding phosphoenolpyruvate carboxylase, with the protein MTIKKLEASSDQTIVTEEVQILRGILDDTTRQMIGDDAFAKIQTLIDLSSKEKYGELEQAIHTISNDNMVVIARYFSILPLLINISEDVDLAYEVNHQNNTGQDYLGKISTTIDLVAEKDNAQDILQHVNVVPVLTAHPTQVQRKTMLELNTKIHDLLRKHRDVKRGLINKDKWHADLRRYIEIMMQTDIIREQKLKVTNEITNVMEYYNSSLIKAITNLSIEYQRLAAERGIKLDNPKPITMGMWIGGDRDGNPYVTAETLRISATVQSEVILNYYIEKLNDLYRSFSLSTHLIRTSEAVERLAALSNDTSIYREHEPYRKAFNYIQSKVIQTLLNLQARAGYNQERKQSEFTSPNSSIIASYVQNKVSQAASELEDEQMASYQTAQELKEDLWAIKESLIANGEQTLLSGDFEELLQAVEVFGFYLASIDMRQDSSIQEACVAELLKSANIVADYSSLSEEEKCQVLLKELLEDPRTLSSTHAPKSELLQKELAIYQTAREMKDLLGEDVIKQHIISHTESVSDMFELAIMLKEVGLIDKDSARVQIVPLFETIEDLDNSTGIMEDYLSYDIVKKWVASKNNYQEIMLGYSDSNKDGGYLASGWALYKAQNALTKLGDDQGVKITFFHGRGGTVGRGGGPSYEAITSQPFGSIKDRIRLTEQGEVIGFKYGNKDAAYYNLEMLVSAAVNRMVTRMLADPNEIEGFRADMDAIVADSNVIYRDLVFGNPHFYDYFFEASPIKEVSSLNLGSRPAARKTITEISGLRAIPWVFSWSQNRMMFPGWYGVGSAFKHFIDADEGNLAKLQHMYKTWPFFNSLLSNVDMVLSKSNMNIAFQYAKLAEQEEVREVFNIILDEWQLTKNVILAIEGEEDFLAENPALKSSLDYRLPYFNVLNYIQIELIKRLRHEGLDEDTVKLIHITINGIATGLRNSG; encoded by the coding sequence ATGACCATTAAAAAATTAGAGGCAAGCAGTGACCAGACCATCGTCACTGAAGAGGTCCAGATTTTAAGGGGGATTCTCGACGATACGACGCGCCAGATGATCGGCGATGACGCCTTCGCCAAGATTCAAACTTTAATTGATTTATCCAGCAAGGAAAAATACGGCGAATTAGAACAGGCTATTCACACCATTTCTAATGATAATATGGTCGTGATTGCCCGATATTTCTCAATTTTACCCTTGCTGATTAATATTTCAGAAGATGTAGATCTGGCCTATGAGGTTAACCACCAAAATAATACGGGCCAAGATTATCTGGGTAAAATTTCGACCACTATTGACTTGGTAGCTGAGAAGGACAATGCTCAAGATATTTTGCAGCATGTCAATGTAGTCCCAGTTTTGACGGCTCACCCAACACAGGTACAGCGCAAGACCATGTTGGAACTCAACACCAAGATTCATGACCTCCTGCGTAAGCATCGCGATGTCAAAAGAGGCTTGATTAATAAGGACAAATGGCATGCTGATCTGCGCCGCTATATTGAAATCATGATGCAGACCGACATTATCCGGGAACAAAAGCTCAAGGTCACCAATGAAATTACTAATGTCATGGAGTATTACAACAGCTCCCTGATTAAGGCCATCACCAATCTTTCGATTGAGTATCAACGTTTGGCGGCTGAGCGAGGCATTAAATTAGACAATCCTAAACCTATTACCATGGGGATGTGGATCGGGGGCGACCGCGATGGTAACCCTTATGTGACTGCCGAAACGCTTCGGATTTCAGCTACGGTTCAGAGCGAGGTTATTCTCAACTACTATATTGAAAAACTTAACGATCTTTACCGTTCGTTCTCCTTGTCCACCCATCTGATTAGGACCTCTGAAGCAGTTGAACGTTTGGCTGCCCTGTCCAATGATACCTCCATCTATCGAGAACATGAACCCTATCGAAAGGCTTTCAATTATATCCAATCCAAGGTGATTCAAACTCTCTTGAATTTACAGGCCCGTGCTGGTTACAATCAGGAACGTAAGCAGTCTGAATTCACCAGTCCAAATAGCAGTATCATTGCTAGCTATGTTCAAAATAAAGTTTCTCAGGCCGCATCTGAGCTGGAAGATGAACAGATGGCGTCCTATCAGACGGCTCAAGAGCTTAAAGAGGACTTATGGGCTATTAAGGAGTCCCTTATTGCTAATGGTGAGCAAACCCTCTTGTCTGGTGATTTTGAGGAACTTTTGCAGGCTGTGGAAGTCTTTGGCTTCTATCTAGCCAGTATTGATATGCGGCAGGATTCCAGTATTCAGGAGGCTTGTGTGGCAGAGCTGCTCAAGTCAGCTAATATTGTTGCCGACTACAGCAGCCTCTCCGAAGAAGAAAAGTGTCAGGTTCTGCTCAAAGAATTATTGGAAGATCCTCGGACCCTGTCTTCAACCCACGCGCCTAAGTCTGAGCTCCTGCAAAAGGAACTGGCTATCTACCAAACAGCGCGTGAGATGAAAGACCTCCTAGGTGAGGATGTTATCAAACAGCATATTATCTCACACACCGAGTCTGTCTCTGACATGTTTGAATTGGCCATTATGCTCAAGGAAGTCGGCCTGATTGATAAAGATTCTGCCCGAGTACAAATTGTTCCTCTCTTTGAAACCATCGAGGATTTAGACAATTCTACAGGCATCATGGAAGACTATCTGAGCTACGATATTGTCAAGAAATGGGTGGCTTCCAAAAACAATTATCAAGAAATCATGCTGGGCTACTCCGACTCCAATAAGGACGGCGGTTATCTAGCTTCTGGCTGGGCCCTCTATAAGGCACAGAATGCTCTGACTAAATTGGGTGACGATCAAGGTGTCAAGATTACCTTCTTCCATGGCCGTGGAGGAACGGTTGGACGCGGTGGCGGCCCATCTTACGAGGCTATCACATCCCAACCTTTTGGCTCAATCAAGGACCGAATTCGTTTGACCGAGCAAGGTGAAGTAATTGGTTTTAAGTATGGGAACAAGGACGCTGCCTATTACAATCTGGAAATGCTGGTATCGGCCGCTGTCAATCGGATGGTTACTCGGATGCTGGCTGATCCTAATGAGATTGAAGGCTTCCGAGCTGATATGGACGCTATTGTAGCTGATTCTAATGTCATCTATCGCGATTTAGTTTTTGGAAACCCTCATTTCTATGATTATTTCTTTGAAGCGAGTCCGATTAAAGAAGTTTCCAGCCTCAATCTAGGCTCTCGTCCAGCTGCCCGCAAGACCATCACAGAAATTTCTGGTCTCCGTGCGATTCCATGGGTCTTCTCGTGGTCGCAAAACCGAATGATGTTCCCAGGTTGGTACGGAGTCGGTTCAGCCTTCAAGCACTTCATTGATGCGGACGAAGGTAACCTCGCTAAGTTGCAGCACATGTATAAGACTTGGCCCTTCTTTAACTCTCTCCTATCCAATGTTGACATGGTGCTGTCCAAGTCCAATATGAATATCGCCTTCCAATATGCTAAATTAGCAGAGCAAGAGGAAGTACGAGAGGTCTTCAATATTATCTTAGACGAATGGCAATTGACGAAAAATGTCATTCTGGCCATTGAAGGAGAAGAGGACTTCCTAGCGGAAAACCCAGCCCTCAAATCCAGCTTGGATTATCGTCTGCCTTACTTTAATGTCCTCAATTACATTCAAATCGAGTTGATTAAACGTTTGCGCCATGAAGGCCTAGATGAAGATACTGTCAAATTAATCCACATCACCATCAACGGTATTGCCACAGGTCTGCGTAACTCAGGCTGA
- a CDS encoding glutathione peroxidase yields MTIYDFTVSGQDGQPISLSNYKDKVLLVVNTATGCGFTPQYDGLQALYDRYQDQGFEILDFPCNQFAGQAPGSAEDINQFCSLNYQTTFPRFAKIKVNGKEADPLYRWLKEQKHDLVGEPIEWNFTKFLIGRKGQVVKRYAPKAEPETIASDIEILL; encoded by the coding sequence ATGACAATTTATGATTTTACCGTTTCCGGACAGGACGGGCAGCCCATTTCTTTGAGCAACTATAAGGATAAGGTTCTCTTAGTTGTTAATACGGCAACTGGCTGTGGCTTTACACCCCAATATGACGGGCTCCAAGCTCTCTATGATCGCTATCAAGATCAAGGGTTTGAAATTTTAGATTTTCCTTGCAACCAATTTGCCGGCCAAGCACCTGGCAGTGCCGAAGACATCAATCAGTTTTGCAGTCTCAACTACCAAACGACCTTCCCGCGCTTTGCTAAGATCAAGGTCAACGGCAAGGAAGCTGATCCTCTCTATCGTTGGCTCAAGGAGCAAAAACATGACTTGGTCGGAGAGCCTATCGAATGGAATTTCACGAAATTCTTAATTGGCCGCAAAGGTCAGGTTGTCAAGCGCTATGCCCCAAAGGCAGAGCCGGAAACTATTGCCAGCGATATTGAGATTTTGCTATAA
- the smc gene encoding chromosome segregation protein SMC: protein MFLKEIEMQGFKSFADKTRIEFDSGVTAVVGPNGSGKSNITESLRWALGESSAKSLRGGKMPDVIFAGTQDRSPLNFAQVTVVLDNADHFIKDSGDEIRVERHIYRNGDSDYLIDGKKVRLRDIHDLFMDTGLGRDSFSIISQGRVEAIFNSRPEDRRAIFEEAAGVLKYKTRKKETQSKLDKTQDNLDRLGDIIYELESQIKPLEKQAATAKQFLVLDKERKSLNLNILIEDIKAYRSDLDERNQQIEAAKNDLKDYYSQRNRLEMENQRLKERRQSLSQTMDAQQSDLLEVTRLIADYQRKIEVLSLESSQKAEKKADAQGRLADLESQKQDLEQALSDKQAQQAQLAEKLVDLRQEIAKLEKEQTRFSTNPDQIIENLREEFVGLMQKEADLSNRLTALQADIEQEKAAQAEQSAERQQTEKDLAQAKEMAQTALAEFQAAKDRVKELLEAYQVQAKALSQTDNSYRQEQSQMFALLDQIKEKEARQRSLEAIQKNHSNFFAGVKAVLQEADRLGGIIGAVSEHLTFEQDYQTALEIALGGSSQNIIVEDEAAAKRGIAFLRQNRSGRATFLPLTTIRPRQIAAHNLTKIEAASGFLGLASDLVTYEPKLANIFQNLLGVTAIFDSIDHANQAAREVRYQVRMVTLDGTELRPGGSFSGGANRSRNTTFIKPELDSLTAEISELKEKLAQQEIAVATLKRTKTQEEEELTSLKEAGETARLAEQKAELAYQSQASHLADLNQLLAGFSANDVEDSASSLLEEKAKVESGLLDIQNQKARVQEQLDQIKGDKDTIAAQVAKLNEDLSQARLSERELAGEERFTKNECNRLNLDLADLEREISNLTQLLSSQTGDLSQEELPKLAKQLEEAEAKKSDLETSLIRLRFEIEDCDGQLEDIEEQVQAAGKRNEELIRRQAHLEAEIENLSEKLRGFARQLAEDYQMSFDQAKEQAQAVEDLPSARQNLTQLNRQIKSLGPINLDAIEQYDEVNDRLEFLNSQRSDLVEAKNLLLETINDMDDEVKSRFKTTFEAIRESFKETFVQMFGGGSADLILTEGDLLTAGVEISVQPPGKKIQSLNLMSGGEKALSALALLFSIIRVKTIPFVILDEVEAALDEANVKRFGDYLNRFDKASQFIVVTHRKGTMAAADSIYGVTMQESGVSKIVSVKLKDAQKLMET from the coding sequence ATGTTTCTAAAAGAAATTGAAATGCAGGGATTCAAGTCATTTGCGGATAAGACGCGGATCGAATTTGACTCTGGCGTAACAGCAGTTGTTGGTCCCAACGGTTCAGGAAAATCGAATATTACTGAGAGTTTACGCTGGGCTTTGGGGGAGTCCTCAGCGAAGAGTTTGCGCGGCGGCAAGATGCCCGATGTTATCTTTGCTGGAACTCAGGATCGCAGTCCCTTAAATTTTGCTCAGGTGACTGTGGTTCTGGACAATGCTGATCATTTTATCAAGGACAGCGGCGATGAGATTCGTGTTGAACGGCATATCTACCGCAATGGAGACAGCGACTATCTGATTGATGGTAAGAAGGTCCGTCTGCGGGATATCCACGACCTCTTTATGGATACTGGCTTGGGGCGGGATTCTTTCTCTATCATTTCCCAAGGGCGTGTTGAAGCCATCTTTAATAGCAGGCCTGAGGACAGACGGGCGATTTTTGAAGAGGCTGCCGGTGTCCTCAAGTACAAGACGCGTAAGAAAGAGACCCAGAGTAAACTGGATAAGACTCAGGACAATCTCGACCGTTTGGGAGACATTATCTACGAATTGGAAAGCCAAATTAAGCCTCTGGAAAAACAAGCGGCAACAGCCAAGCAATTCTTGGTTCTGGACAAGGAGCGCAAGTCCCTCAATCTCAACATCCTGATTGAAGATATCAAGGCTTACCGCTCTGACTTGGATGAGCGCAATCAGCAGATTGAAGCGGCTAAGAACGATTTGAAGGATTACTATAGTCAGCGCAATCGCTTGGAAATGGAGAACCAAAGGCTTAAGGAACGCCGCCAGAGTCTATCGCAAACCATGGATGCTCAGCAGTCAGACTTACTAGAAGTTACTCGCTTGATTGCAGACTACCAACGGAAAATCGAGGTTCTTTCGCTGGAATCCAGTCAAAAGGCTGAAAAGAAAGCTGATGCTCAAGGACGTTTAGCAGATTTGGAAAGCCAAAAGCAGGATCTGGAACAGGCACTGTCGGATAAACAGGCCCAGCAGGCTCAACTCGCTGAAAAATTAGTGGATTTGAGACAAGAAATTGCTAAGTTGGAAAAGGAGCAGACCCGCTTTTCGACCAATCCAGACCAAATTATTGAGAACTTGCGAGAAGAATTTGTTGGCCTCATGCAAAAAGAAGCTGACCTTTCCAATCGTTTGACGGCTCTTCAAGCCGATATTGAGCAAGAAAAAGCCGCCCAAGCTGAGCAGTCTGCAGAACGCCAACAGACTGAGAAAGACTTAGCTCAAGCCAAGGAGATGGCCCAGACAGCCTTAGCAGAATTCCAAGCGGCTAAGGACAGGGTCAAAGAGCTTTTAGAAGCCTACCAAGTCCAGGCTAAGGCCTTGAGCCAAACTGACAATAGCTATCGTCAGGAGCAGAGCCAAATGTTCGCCCTTCTGGATCAGATTAAGGAAAAAGAGGCCCGCCAGCGTAGCCTGGAAGCTATTCAGAAGAATCACTCTAATTTCTTCGCAGGGGTCAAGGCTGTCCTTCAAGAAGCTGACCGCTTGGGTGGGATTATTGGGGCAGTCTCTGAGCATCTGACCTTTGAACAGGATTATCAGACGGCTCTGGAGATTGCCTTAGGAGGCAGCAGTCAAAATATTATCGTAGAAGATGAAGCGGCAGCCAAGCGAGGCATTGCCTTTCTGCGGCAGAATCGTTCAGGTAGGGCGACCTTCCTTCCTTTAACGACGATTAGGCCGCGTCAGATAGCTGCCCACAATCTGACGAAGATTGAAGCGGCTTCAGGTTTCCTAGGTCTAGCCAGCGATTTGGTAACCTACGAACCCAAGCTGGCTAATATTTTTCAAAACCTCCTGGGTGTGACAGCCATTTTTGATAGTATTGACCATGCCAATCAAGCCGCCCGCGAAGTTCGTTATCAGGTTCGCATGGTGACCTTGGACGGCACAGAATTGCGTCCAGGCGGTTCCTTCTCAGGTGGAGCGAATCGCAGCCGCAACACGACTTTTATCAAGCCAGAATTAGATAGTTTAACAGCTGAGATTTCAGAGCTGAAGGAAAAGCTGGCCCAGCAAGAAATTGCTGTAGCCACTCTCAAAAGAACCAAGACTCAGGAGGAAGAAGAACTGACCAGTCTTAAGGAAGCAGGTGAAACAGCCCGCTTGGCTGAGCAGAAGGCAGAGCTGGCTTATCAAAGTCAAGCCAGTCATCTGGCTGATTTGAATCAACTGCTGGCTGGTTTTTCAGCAAATGATGTAGAGGACAGTGCCTCATCCTTGTTGGAAGAGAAGGCTAAGGTTGAGTCTGGACTCCTTGATATCCAAAACCAAAAGGCTCGTGTTCAAGAACAACTGGACCAAATCAAGGGTGATAAGGATACCATAGCGGCTCAGGTGGCTAAGCTTAATGAAGACCTATCCCAAGCCCGTTTGAGCGAGCGTGAACTAGCTGGTGAAGAACGCTTTACTAAAAATGAGTGCAACCGTCTCAACTTGGATCTGGCTGACTTGGAAAGGGAAATTTCTAATCTGACTCAGCTGCTCTCCAGCCAGACTGGCGATCTTTCACAAGAGGAATTGCCTAAGTTAGCTAAGCAGCTGGAAGAAGCAGAAGCTAAGAAATCTGACTTGGAAACCAGTTTGATTCGCCTTCGCTTTGAAATAGAGGACTGTGATGGCCAGCTGGAAGACATTGAAGAGCAGGTTCAGGCGGCTGGTAAGCGCAATGAAGAATTAATTCGTCGGCAGGCCCATCTGGAGGCCGAAATTGAAAACCTATCAGAAAAACTGCGAGGATTTGCCCGCCAGTTGGCCGAAGACTATCAGATGAGCTTTGATCAAGCTAAGGAGCAGGCTCAAGCAGTAGAAGATTTACCATCTGCTCGTCAGAACTTGACCCAGCTCAACCGGCAGATTAAGAGCTTGGGACCAATCAATCTGGATGCTATTGAGCAGTATGATGAGGTCAATGACCGTCTGGAATTTCTCAACAGCCAGCGCTCTGATTTGGTGGAAGCCAAGAACCTCTTGCTTGAAACTATTAACGATATGGATGATGAGGTCAAATCACGCTTTAAAACGACCTTTGAGGCCATTCGTGAAAGCTTCAAAGAGACGTTTGTTCAAATGTTTGGCGGAGGTTCAGCCGACCTGATTTTGACCGAGGGGGATCTTCTAACGGCTGGGGTGGAAATTTCAGTCCAACCGCCCGGTAAGAAGATTCAGTCTCTTAACCTGATGTCAGGTGGGGAAAAGGCCCTTTCGGCTTTGGCCCTACTCTTTTCCATTATCCGAGTTAAAACCATTCCTTTTGTCATTCTGGATGAAGTAGAAGCAGCTCTGGATGAGGCCAATGTCAAACGTTTTGGTGATTACCTCAACCGTTTTGATAAGGCCAGCCAGTTTATTGTGGTTACCCACCGTAAGGGAACAATGGCAGCAGCTGACAGTATTTACGGGGTTACCATGCAAGAGTCGGGTGTCTCAAAAATTGTCTCTGTTAAACTCAAAGATGCCCAGAAATTGATGGAAACGTAA
- the rnc gene encoding ribonuclease III, protein MMQALEKKLQADFGIVFKDSSLLETAFTHTSYANEHRLLNISHNERLEFLGDAVLQLLISRYLFAKFPKKPEGDLSKMRSMIVREESLAGFSKDCGFESFIKLGKGEEKSGGRDRETILGDLFEAFLGALDLDQGISAVEKFLNQVMIPKVEAGDYERVKDYKTALQEKLQVNGPVQISYRVINETGPAHNKKFEVVVSADGQDLSQGQGKSKKLAEQAAAKTALDQLRRG, encoded by the coding sequence ATAATGCAAGCGTTAGAAAAAAAATTACAGGCAGACTTTGGGATTGTTTTTAAAGATAGTTCCCTCTTGGAAACTGCCTTTACCCACACCTCTTATGCCAATGAGCATCGCCTCCTAAACATTTCACATAATGAACGTCTGGAGTTTTTAGGAGACGCCGTTCTGCAACTTTTGATTTCGCGCTACCTATTTGCGAAATTTCCTAAGAAGCCAGAAGGCGACCTGTCCAAGATGCGTTCGATGATTGTGCGTGAGGAAAGTTTAGCTGGCTTTTCTAAGGACTGCGGTTTTGAGTCCTTTATCAAATTAGGCAAGGGTGAGGAAAAATCTGGCGGTCGTGACCGTGAAACCATTCTAGGTGATCTTTTTGAAGCCTTTTTGGGAGCCTTGGATTTAGACCAAGGGATTAGCGCTGTTGAAAAATTTCTCAACCAAGTTATGATTCCTAAGGTGGAAGCTGGCGACTATGAGCGAGTTAAGGACTATAAGACAGCACTCCAAGAGAAGTTGCAGGTTAATGGCCCTGTCCAAATTAGTTACAGGGTCATCAATGAAACGGGACCGGCCCACAATAAGAAATTTGAAGTGGTTGTATCTGCTGATGGTCAGGACCTCAGTCAAGGGCAAGGAAAGTCCAAAAAGTTGGCCGAGCAAGCAGCTGCTAAGACCGCTCTTGACCAGCTAAGACGAGGTTAA
- the pflA gene encoding pyruvate formate-lyase-activating protein encodes MMADEIDYRQVTGMIHSTESFGTVDGPGVRFVVFMQGCKMRCQYCHNPDTWEMETNRSTVRTVDDVLNEALRYKGYWGNNGGITVSGGEAMLQIDFVTALFTEAQKLGIHCTLDTCGFAYRPTPEYHKIVDKLLAVTDLVLLDIKEIDPKQHIVVTRQPNRNILLFAQYLSDKQVPVWIRHVLVPGLTDFDQDLIDLGKFVETLNNVDKFEILPYHTLGEFKWHELGIPYTLEGVKPPTKERVQNAKELMHTETYRDYMKRTKRVQA; translated from the coding sequence ATTATGGCAGATGAAATAGATTACCGGCAAGTGACCGGCATGATTCACTCGACTGAGAGTTTCGGGACTGTTGATGGCCCCGGTGTGCGTTTTGTTGTTTTTATGCAGGGCTGTAAGATGCGTTGCCAATACTGCCACAACCCTGACACTTGGGAGATGGAGACCAATCGTTCTACCGTACGGACGGTAGATGATGTCCTTAATGAGGCTCTCCGTTATAAAGGCTATTGGGGCAACAACGGCGGTATTACAGTGTCTGGCGGTGAAGCCATGCTGCAGATTGATTTTGTGACGGCCCTTTTCACCGAAGCCCAAAAATTAGGTATCCACTGTACCCTTGATACCTGTGGTTTTGCCTATCGGCCAACGCCTGAGTATCATAAAATCGTAGATAAGCTTTTGGCCGTGACAGATTTAGTGCTTCTCGATATTAAAGAGATTGACCCTAAGCAGCACATTGTTGTAACCCGCCAGCCCAATAGGAATATCCTGCTCTTTGCCCAATACTTGTCTGATAAACAGGTACCTGTTTGGATTCGCCATGTCTTGGTACCGGGTCTGACCGATTTCGATCAGGATTTGATTGACTTAGGAAAATTCGTTGAGACCTTGAATAATGTGGATAAATTTGAAATTCTACCTTATCATACCCTAGGTGAATTCAAATGGCATGAGTTGGGCATTCCTTATACTTTGGAAGGGGTTAAGCCACCGACCAAGGAGAGGGTACAAAATGCTAAGGAACTCATGCATACCGAGACTTATCGGGACTATATGAAACGAACCAAGCGTGTACAGGCTTAA
- a CDS encoding deoxynucleoside kinase translates to MLIVLAGTIGAGKSSLAASLGEHLGTQVFYEAVDNNPVLDLYYQDPKKYAFLLQIFFLNKRFQSIKEAYKADNNILDRSIFEDELFLTLNYKNGNVTKTELDIYKELLANMLEELEGMPKKSPDLLVYIDVSFDKMLERISKRGRSFEQISDNPELYEYYQQVHGEYPDWYENYSISPKIRIDGDKLDFVKNPEDLQTVFDMVDQELKKLNLL, encoded by the coding sequence ATGTTGATAGTTTTAGCAGGCACAATTGGTGCTGGTAAGAGTTCGTTGGCGGCATCTTTGGGGGAACACTTGGGGACGCAAGTGTTCTATGAAGCAGTTGATAATAATCCTGTTTTGGATCTCTATTATCAGGACCCTAAGAAGTATGCTTTTTTATTGCAAATATTCTTTTTGAATAAACGCTTCCAGTCCATCAAGGAAGCCTACAAGGCTGATAATAATATCCTGGATCGCTCGATTTTTGAGGATGAACTTTTCTTGACCCTCAATTACAAGAATGGTAATGTCACTAAGACAGAGCTGGATATTTACAAGGAGCTCTTGGCTAATATGCTGGAAGAATTAGAAGGCATGCCCAAGAAGAGTCCTGATTTGCTGGTCTACATTGATGTTTCCTTTGATAAGATGTTGGAACGGATTAGCAAGCGGGGACGCAGCTTCGAACAGATTTCTGACAATCCTGAACTCTATGAATACTATCAGCAGGTTCACGGAGAATATCCAGATTGGTATGAAAATTACAGTATTTCTCCCAAGATCCGCATCGATGGTGACAAGCTGGACTTTGTCAAGAATCCAGAAGATTTGCAGACTGTCTTCGATATGGTTGATCAGGAATTGAAAAAATTGAATCTGCTCTAA